The DNA sequence TCACCACCTGGATGACCATGATGATCGCGGCCACCACGATCCGCGGGCCGTGGGCGGTGCTGTCGGGGTCGACGATGCCGATGCGGCCCAGCAGGGCGATCACCAGGTCGAGCACGATCCATGTGTTGACCGCACACCACCCCATGCACAGCAGGGCCTGCACAGCGGCGGGCACGTAGGCGCCGCGGCGTCCGAAGATGGCGCGGGCCAACACCATTCCCGTCACACCGGTGCGCTGGCCGATGACGACGAAGATGCCGAACAGTGACATGCCGATCAGGTTGCCGACGGCCAGCACCGCGATGGTCTCGAACAGGCCGAGGCCCATGGTCACGCCGAGGGCTCCGAGCACCCAGTTGATGGGCGCGATGTTGGCACCGGCCCAGATCCAGAACTGGCCGCGCACATCGGTGGTCCTGGCGGACTCCGGGATGACGGTGAGTTCGGATTCCAGGCGTTCGACGGCGTCGGGCGCCGGTTCGCCGGTGGTGACAGCGGACATGACAGTTCCTGTTCTTCGAAGAGACGCTTCGCGACGCTGCGTTGCGTTTCATCCTGAGCGCTGACGCCCCGGACAGTGATAGACAGAGTGTCCATAGTTCTACCTCGGACATGTAGTTTCTGCTCACCTTGGAGCTTTTTTCATGCCGCCGTCCCCGACGTCGCTGAGCCTGCGGGACATTCTCGACGATCCGGCGCTGGCCGCTGCGCGCCCGCAGGTGCTGGCCGGGTGGGGGCGCCTGGACACGGAGATCCGCTGGGTGCACACCAGCGAGGTGCTCGACATCGCCGAACTGCTCAGCGGCGGGGAGTTGCTGTTGGTGGCCGGGGTGATCCTCAATGATTCAGGGCCGGAACAGCTGCGTGCCTACATCGATTCGCTCGCCGACGCGGGTGCGGCGGGACTGGCCGTCGAACGCCCGCGCAGCGGCACGTTCCCCGCCGCTTTGGCCGAGCAGGCCGCCGTCCGTGACTTCCCGCTGATCGAGCTGACCGAGGTGGTGCGCTTCGTCGAGGTCACCCGCGCCATCAACAGCCGCCTGGTCAACGAGTCGGTGCGGGCGCTGCACTTCAACGACGAGGTCACCCACATGCTGGCGGGTGTGCTGGCCGCCCAAGGAGATCTGGACGACATGGTGGCAGGCTTGAGCGGGCTCAGCGGCTGCTCGATCGCGGTGCGTTCGGTCTCGGGGGCGCTGTTGGCGTCCAGCGAGGTCGACGGGGCCCGGCCGCGCAGTTACGGCCACGTCGCGGCGATCGAATCCGCCGGTGTCACGATCGCGACGCTCGAGGTGCTGCCCCGGGCCGGGGTGGATCTGCAGATGGTCACCGCGGTGTGCCGGCGCGCCCCCGAATCGCTGGCCCTGGCATTGCTGCGGTGGCGGCCGCTGACCCGGTCCGATCAACACCTGCGTGAGGTGTTCCGACTGCTGGCGCTGGCCGAGGACACCAGCAGGCCCGCGGGTCTGCGCGCCGACACCGAGGAGGCGCTGCGCCGGGCCGCCCGTGACCTCGGGTTCGCGCCGGGCGGCTGGTATGTCGGCGTGGTCGCGATCAGTGTCGACGAACCGATCCAGGTGGCCGAACTGTCCGCGGTGCTGCGCCGCGACGACCGGCCGGTGCTCTCGGAGATCCGCGACGGCCGCCACCGCTCGATCGTCCGGTTCGACGGCCGCCACGACGCGGATGCGGTGATCGATACCCTTGTCTCGCAACTGTATTCGTCGCCGCTACCACGTGCGCTGCGGATCGGTGTCGGCGAACCACGCCGCGATCTGCCTGAACTGGCCGAGGCGATGTCCACCGCGGCGACCGCCGCCCTGCTGTCCACCGAGACCGAGTTCGTCGGCCTGGCCCGCGATGTCGCGATCGACCACTTCCTGTCCGAGGTGGATTCGGCCGCTGTGGACCGGTTCCTGCGCGCGGTGCTCGGTCCGCTGCTCACCGCCGACCGTTCGACCGAGCTGATCGC is a window from the Mycolicibacterium litorale genome containing:
- a CDS encoding PucR family transcriptional regulator, whose protein sequence is MPPSPTSLSLRDILDDPALAAARPQVLAGWGRLDTEIRWVHTSEVLDIAELLSGGELLLVAGVILNDSGPEQLRAYIDSLADAGAAGLAVERPRSGTFPAALAEQAAVRDFPLIELTEVVRFVEVTRAINSRLVNESVRALHFNDEVTHMLAGVLAAQGDLDDMVAGLSGLSGCSIAVRSVSGALLASSEVDGARPRSYGHVAAIESAGVTIATLEVLPRAGVDLQMVTAVCRRAPESLALALLRWRPLTRSDQHLREVFRLLALAEDTSRPAGLRADTEEALRRAARDLGFAPGGWYVGVVAISVDEPIQVAELSAVLRRDDRPVLSEIRDGRHRSIVRFDGRHDADAVIDTLVSQLYSSPLPRALRIGVGEPRRDLPELAEAMSTAATAALLSTETEFVGLARDVAIDHFLSEVDSAAVDRFLRAVLGPLLTADRSTELIATLAALFRTGSRVAAAKALNIHRQTMYQRLSRIETIMGRPLGDGAGSSGALLVAVELAAVRDRLGRR